The following are encoded together in the Deinococcus soli (ex Cha et al. 2016) genome:
- a CDS encoding AAC(3) family N-acetyltransferase has protein sequence MLNLLRRPAVTPAELDEGLRALGLDGTGHVIVHASLKSFGQLEGGARTVVDALERASATVVAPAFTYSTLLSRTTATPHARFHRDSRVSRDIGRVPQELVERADALRSFHPTLSFIALGQEARRITEAQSLSSPYQPIGALYDLDGFALLMGVDFGSNTSVHYGEHLAGLPLLTRYVPLDGQVVPTAFPNCSADFDNLAPEVHARARSVQVGQSTLRLYRVRDLVDSTVRLLNRDPEGLLCTYRGCRCQEVRALVRQQGLRPRVHTGLIS, from the coding sequence GTGCTGAACCTGCTGCGCCGCCCCGCCGTGACCCCCGCCGAACTGGACGAGGGCCTGCGCGCACTGGGACTGGACGGCACCGGGCACGTGATCGTGCACGCCAGCCTGAAATCCTTCGGTCAGCTTGAGGGTGGGGCGCGTACGGTCGTGGACGCCCTGGAACGCGCGAGCGCCACGGTGGTCGCCCCGGCCTTCACGTACTCCACGCTGCTCTCGCGGACCACCGCGACCCCCCACGCGCGCTTCCACCGGGACTCGCGGGTCAGCCGGGACATCGGGCGGGTGCCGCAGGAACTCGTGGAACGCGCCGACGCGCTGCGATCCTTCCATCCCACGCTGAGTTTCATCGCGCTGGGGCAGGAGGCGCGCCGCATCACCGAGGCGCAGTCGCTGAGCAGCCCGTACCAGCCCATCGGGGCGCTGTACGACCTGGACGGCTTCGCGCTGCTGATGGGCGTGGATTTCGGCAGCAACACCAGCGTCCACTACGGCGAGCACCTCGCGGGCCTGCCGCTCCTGACGCGGTACGTGCCGCTGGACGGGCAGGTCGTGCCGACTGCGTTTCCGAACTGCTCGGCGGACTTCGACAACCTCGCGCCCGAGGTGCACGCCCGCGCCCGCAGCGTGCAGGTCGGCCAGAGCACCCTGCGCCTGTACCGCGTACGGGACCTCGTGGACAGCACCGTGCGCCTCCTGAACCGCGACCCGGAGGGGCTGCTGTGCACCTACCGGGGCTGCCGCTGTCAGGAGGTTCGGGCGCTCGTGCGGCAGCAGGGCCTCAGGCCCCGCGTGCATACCGGCCTGATCAGCTGA